The DNA sequence AATATCTGATTATTTTCTTCCAGGCAGTATAATATTCCACGTGATATCCTAGTACTCCTAATGAGTTTCTTGCACATCTTCTTGAGTTATTAAGAATGAAGACAGGGAAAATGTATAGAATTGCAGACttgttatttaattaatgtattttcctttacagagaaaagaaaaggtggcTCAAGGACTCAACTCTTCCTGCTTGTTACTTACCATTGCCCCCTCTGTTACAATCCCTtcagcaaaaatagagaagtttATAGTGGCACTAGTTACTGGGAAAAGTATTTTAGATCAAGCTGCAAGAAAGTATGCTCCCCCCCAAAAATGATTAACACTTCCAATGGGATTTCTTGTACAAAGCATTTAGCATCCAAAATAttttcaggtacagtttctttAACATTTATGTATTGTAATTACAATAATAAGAAGACCTGAAAGGGCTGAAACAATATCCTGCATGGCATATGTGTAGCAATCTGTGTATATGAATGGTAGTGAAGAATTGTGGAGCTATCTTTACATAATTGACCCAATTTATACATGATCTGTAACTGTGAAACTTTTTCATTTTGTACAAGGGTTTCAAAAGGAGCTGAGGGTAATGATCCTCTTGGTATCATTACTGAGAACAAACTCATTTAAGATTCAGAGATGGCCTGTTGAAGATGCTTGAAAGCTTTCTGATAATTTAGAAATCCCATAAACCAGAACTCAAAACCATCCACAGTAACCATCTGTATGTACTTCTGGGCTGGCTTCTTCGCGTTTTCACTTTGGTGCATTCGCTTAATCTTCTTTAGTGGAATCAAAACCTGCAGAGAAATTGCTCCAATGTTACTGTTACCTAACAACCCCCactcgcaaaaaaaaaaaaagaaggaatttcCAAAGGAATATTTAGTTCCTGAATTACCTTATAACGTGTTCTAATCAACTGCCCACTTGGAGATGTTAATGTAAGAGACCTCTCACTGCAAAAGGCAACTTTCTCAGTGGAGATAAAGAGGAGCCCTGCAATAGGACCTGCTGTTGTTGATAAATAGCATTGGGAGGCCTTCAATAGCTTCTCTCCTTCTGTAGTGCTGAAAATCTGTTTGAATACCTTCTCCATGCCACCTCCTTGAAGAATTCTGGCCCCCAAGCTCAATTTTCCTTTCACAGTTTCAGACATATTGGATCCCAATCTTACTGTAGTGTCcaaccaattaaaaaaaaattcataaacttTTCTTAGTAATGTTCatgtaggaagaaaaaaaaaaagaaaaaaagaattcaaATGCCAAGCTCAGATCCTTCTAAGACAAGGACTTAGTTT is a window from the Macadamia integrifolia cultivar HAES 741 chromosome 5, SCU_Mint_v3, whole genome shotgun sequence genome containing:
- the LOC122079023 gene encoding GEM-like protein 4 isoform X1; this encodes MLLGFQYALCLTKLKRKEKDLLRNLNLLTHTFFPLLSLSLSLSLSLKQFYLSYVFFNFSFKLFCDVLLLKLLLRCLFMCYLETAGKIDTLIEWMNKFGKKADTFAHGVCEHVRLGSNMSETVKGKLSLGARILQGGGMEKVFKQIFSTTEGEKLLKASQCYLSTTAGPIAGLLFISTEKVAFCSERSLTLTSPSGQLIRTRYKVLIPLKKIKRMHQSENAKKPAQKYIQMVTVDGFEFWFMGFLNYQKAFKHLQQAISES
- the LOC122079023 gene encoding GEM-like protein 4 isoform X2 — its product is MTLQQKGKIDTLIEWMNKFGKKADTFAHGVCEHVRLGSNMSETVKGKLSLGARILQGGGMEKVFKQIFSTTEGEKLLKASQCYLSTTAGPIAGLLFISTEKVAFCSERSLTLTSPSGQLIRTRYKVLIPLKKIKRMHQSENAKKPAQKYIQMVTVDGFEFWFMGFLNYQKAFKHLQQAISES